The proteins below come from a single Gimesia alba genomic window:
- the rpsB gene encoding 30S ribosomal protein S2 produces MSDLVVKDILEAGVHYGHKTSRWNPKMRPYIYGRRNQIHIIDLKETVRGIIRGKRYLERVASQGSLILFVGTKKQAQGPIKEAATASGMPYVTERWLGGALTNFRTVRNRLKRLEELEALEETGEINSYSKKMQSTLQREKRKVFRNLNGIRTMNRLPEALVVVDPTKEKNAVHEAHILGIKVVGLIDTDSDPDEVDLPIPGNDDSIRSIRLVMNQLATAILAGKGKLPDTGKKDESEGGEEEHKPVPSL; encoded by the coding sequence ATGTCTGATCTGGTAGTAAAAGATATTTTAGAGGCGGGTGTACACTACGGCCATAAAACAAGTCGGTGGAATCCCAAAATGCGTCCCTACATCTATGGACGTCGTAACCAGATTCATATTATTGACTTAAAAGAAACTGTACGCGGAATTATTCGCGGAAAACGATATTTGGAACGCGTTGCCTCACAGGGAAGTCTGATCCTGTTTGTAGGCACTAAGAAACAGGCACAGGGCCCTATCAAAGAAGCAGCCACAGCCAGTGGCATGCCTTATGTGACCGAACGCTGGTTGGGTGGTGCGTTGACAAACTTCCGCACCGTGCGTAATCGTCTGAAACGTCTGGAAGAACTGGAAGCGTTGGAAGAGACTGGCGAAATCAATTCTTATTCCAAAAAGATGCAGTCAACTCTTCAGCGTGAAAAGCGAAAAGTCTTCCGCAACCTGAACGGAATTCGTACGATGAACCGTTTGCCGGAAGCTCTGGTGGTTGTGGATCCAACCAAAGAAAAGAACGCCGTCCATGAAGCCCATATTCTGGGGATCAAGGTTGTCGGGCTGATCGATACAGACTCTGATCCTGATGAAGTGGATCTCCCGATTCCCGGAAATGATGACAGCATCCGCTCGATTCGTCTGGTCATGAATCAACTGGCAACTGCGATTCTTGCCGGAAAAGGCAAACTGCCGGATACCGGTAAAAAAGATGAAAGCGAAGGCGGAGAAGAAGAACACAAGCCAGTTCCTTCACTGTAA
- a CDS encoding mannose-1-phosphate guanylyltransferase → MLHTVVMAGGSGTRFWPQSRKAMPKQLLKLVGEHTMIQDTVARCAQLTQHQQIWIATNQTLAQETHLQLPDVPKEQILIEPAPRNTAPCIGLAAVHLLKSDPDATMLVVSSDHIIQPDSGFLNTVEQATTLIEAKPDTLVLIGVSPTFPATGYGYIECGPALATANVRGFQVEQFKEKPDLQTAQHYCDSGNYLWNCGIFVWKARTILDALARFEPEMHKQLLQISDAIGTQQYSDVLNQVFPTMKSESIDYAVLEHAKENLAVIPAEFEWDDVGNWNTLQKYFPADANGNTVVGLHCGLETSNNIIISADDHLIATFGIENCLIVHTPDATLMARKDDESAIKKLVNLLEERDYERFL, encoded by the coding sequence ATGCTTCACACGGTTGTGATGGCGGGTGGCAGCGGCACTCGGTTCTGGCCCCAAAGCCGAAAAGCGATGCCGAAACAACTGCTGAAACTGGTGGGTGAGCACACTATGATTCAGGACACGGTCGCCCGCTGCGCGCAGCTGACGCAACATCAACAGATCTGGATTGCCACCAACCAGACGCTGGCTCAGGAAACCCACCTCCAGTTACCCGACGTCCCGAAAGAGCAGATTCTCATCGAGCCGGCCCCCAGAAATACGGCTCCCTGCATCGGTCTGGCTGCCGTTCATCTTTTGAAATCAGATCCCGATGCGACCATGCTGGTCGTCTCTTCGGACCACATTATTCAACCCGATTCCGGTTTTCTCAACACCGTCGAGCAGGCAACCACGCTGATTGAAGCCAAGCCGGACACGCTGGTATTGATTGGCGTGTCCCCAACGTTCCCCGCCACCGGTTATGGATACATCGAGTGCGGTCCCGCCTTAGCAACAGCCAACGTCCGCGGCTTTCAAGTGGAACAGTTCAAAGAAAAGCCCGATTTGCAAACAGCACAACATTATTGCGACAGCGGGAACTATCTCTGGAATTGTGGCATCTTTGTCTGGAAAGCCCGCACGATTCTCGATGCACTCGCCCGGTTTGAACCGGAAATGCACAAACAGTTGCTACAGATTTCCGATGCGATTGGAACACAGCAATACTCAGACGTACTGAATCAGGTTTTCCCGACCATGAAATCGGAGTCGATTGACTACGCCGTTCTGGAACATGCAAAAGAGAATCTGGCCGTCATCCCCGCGGAGTTTGAATGGGATGATGTCGGCAACTGGAATACACTACAGAAATATTTCCCGGCTGATGCGAACGGCAATACCGTCGTCGGCCTGCATTGTGGTCTGGAGACATCGAACAATATCATTATCTCCGCCGACGATCATCTGATTGCGACGTTTGGAATCGAAAACTGTTTGATTGTGCACACTCCCGACGCCACACTGATGGCCCGAAAAGATGATGAATCCGCCATCAAAAAACTGGTCAACCTGCTTGAGGAGCGTGACTATGAACGATTCCTCTAA
- a CDS encoding GTPase translates to MPTSELAQIEMLATVDRLIQQLKQWSEQTTHWKTAQQCQAVIQQLLPRLDMLRVRLESPLVIATFGGTGTGKSSLVNALIGSYCTTSGRQRPTTMEPVLIAHPETNLDRLGLDLSQFHVEQKNLDQLRNIILIDCPDPDTSEVTEVESNLTRLQHIVPLCDILLYTSTQQKYRSARVSEELKEAAVGRRLIFVQTHAGLDEDIREDWRELLSQQFEVPEIYFVDSVKALEDQLADRPLDKEFAGLKDILSTQLGKSERLQVRRANLLELIQNAIDHCSQKMDADLPAVRELESFLKQQHLTLTAQMSQELRTELLISRNLWERRLISCVSDSWGFSPFSAMLRLYNGLGNFIASASLFRARNSAQVALIGALQGARWLGERNKEQAAEDRLKRIGSFGLDDNKLRESQLLIDGYVQSAGIVTQQDHLAGSLEKIQTEAAHVEEQFLNDAGTKIDGIINRLAHKNSGWFTRAVYETLFLSFVVYALVRIGKNFFLDSFQNESHILPIDFYVTAGVIFLIWSGFLVMMFTRKLKRGLTQEINQLSDDLAQAKLAHGLFPHLEQECQQVHSMQHSLERMGVEVHQLRNEIASSKILGAWKVTEPTPGAGSESSHLTSH, encoded by the coding sequence ATGCCTACATCGGAATTAGCACAAATTGAAATGCTGGCAACGGTGGATCGTTTAATCCAGCAACTCAAACAGTGGAGTGAGCAGACAACCCACTGGAAAACCGCCCAACAATGCCAGGCAGTGATCCAGCAGTTACTCCCCCGTCTGGACATGCTGCGCGTGCGACTGGAATCACCTCTGGTGATTGCGACGTTCGGCGGGACTGGCACCGGAAAAAGCAGTCTGGTCAATGCGTTGATTGGTTCTTACTGCACCACGTCGGGCAGACAACGCCCGACCACAATGGAACCCGTACTGATTGCCCATCCTGAAACCAACCTCGATCGACTGGGGCTGGACCTGAGCCAGTTTCATGTAGAACAGAAGAACCTCGATCAACTTCGTAATATTATTCTGATCGACTGCCCCGACCCCGATACGTCTGAAGTGACCGAGGTCGAAAGCAACCTCACCCGTCTGCAGCACATTGTCCCCTTGTGTGATATCCTGCTCTATACATCGACACAACAGAAATACCGATCGGCGCGCGTTTCCGAAGAGCTGAAAGAAGCGGCCGTCGGCAGACGGTTAATTTTCGTACAAACGCATGCCGGCCTCGATGAAGATATTCGCGAAGACTGGCGAGAGTTACTTTCTCAGCAATTTGAAGTGCCGGAAATTTATTTCGTTGATTCGGTCAAAGCACTGGAAGATCAACTGGCAGATCGACCGCTGGATAAAGAGTTCGCCGGCTTAAAAGATATCCTGAGTACACAACTGGGAAAATCAGAACGCCTGCAGGTCCGCCGCGCCAATCTGCTGGAACTGATCCAGAATGCCATCGACCACTGTTCGCAAAAAATGGATGCCGATCTGCCCGCAGTACGCGAACTGGAATCATTTTTGAAACAGCAGCATCTCACACTGACCGCACAGATGTCGCAGGAACTCCGGACAGAACTGCTCATCAGCCGTAATCTCTGGGAGCGCCGATTAATCTCCTGCGTATCTGACTCCTGGGGATTCAGCCCCTTCTCTGCAATGCTCCGTCTCTACAATGGCTTGGGAAATTTCATCGCCTCCGCCAGCCTGTTTCGGGCAAGAAACTCGGCCCAGGTCGCTTTGATCGGTGCCCTTCAGGGCGCCCGCTGGCTGGGAGAACGAAATAAAGAACAGGCCGCCGAAGATCGCCTGAAACGGATTGGTTCGTTCGGCCTGGATGACAATAAGCTCAGAGAATCGCAACTACTCATTGATGGCTATGTCCAGTCCGCAGGAATTGTGACTCAGCAGGATCACCTCGCCGGCTCGCTGGAAAAAATTCAGACGGAAGCAGCACACGTTGAAGAACAATTCCTGAATGATGCGGGGACTAAAATTGACGGCATCATCAACAGACTGGCGCATAAAAACTCGGGCTGGTTCACCCGGGCCGTTTATGAAACGCTTTTTCTTTCTTTTGTGGTTTACGCATTGGTACGGATCGGAAAAAACTTCTTCCTGGATTCGTTTCAGAACGAATCGCACATCCTGCCCATTGATTTTTATGTGACCGCCGGCGTCATTTTTTTGATCTGGTCGGGGTTTCTGGTGATGATGTTTACGCGGAAGCTGAAGCGAGGACTCACACAGGAAATCAATCAACTCTCAGATGATCTCGCACAAGCAAAATTAGCTCATGGACTGTTTCCGCATCTGGAACAGGAATGCCAGCAGGTTCATTCAATGCAGCATTCACTTGAGCGAATGGGAGTTGAAGTGCATCAGCTGCGCAACGAAATCGCCTCATCCAAAATACTGGGAGCCTGGAAAGTAACAGAGCCGACACCAGGTGCCGGCTCGGAATCTTCCCATTTGACGTCGCATTAA
- a CDS encoding GTPase, with amino-acid sequence MSSTLHEFSKIIHELRDHLRALEQHANQLDLAGLSGREWFDILERKLIPQLADNLYLVVAVVGGTNIGKSVIFNHLVNQQTSAISPLASQTRHPVCLVPQNFEQTHDLDQIFQGFQLIPWSAPEDPLKQDEQHLLFWKHSETLASNLLVLDTPDIDSDAEVNWERAERIRQSADVLVTVLTQQKYNDAAVKQFFREAAREDKVIITIFNQCQLPDDEQYWPLWLNTFCQETGVHPELVFIAPNDRQAATNLQLPIYPRSFEPAAPESVPEPDSAAPPTDTPADLMQVLSQMQFGEIKVRTLKGALHYLIEPDTGVPSYLQEIKRRSNEFRSASELLSEQELAEIENWPLVPNSVIVTAVRHWWQEQREGWSAQVHGFYNAIGKGVLWPVRYIKSLATEEKRPPMEIYREQEWSVVLQTVEGIYDRLTLVSELGNELLTNRLKSVLNGTSREQLLKILHEEHANFDFTAQLEELIDSEMTFFKSESPQYYTFLKQLDHLAAVARPALSVGLFFVGFGAVGDVGTQIVTDTMIQSVVNVSGDVAGGAVTTTVGETAVSSTAASGAGYLEAKFRRFHAVFAQKRTEWLATAIREHLLKTLPEELKSAVSLPDSEMYQSVQNSVSKLNTQLSQLRISL; translated from the coding sequence ATGTCATCTACACTTCACGAATTCTCGAAGATCATTCACGAACTCAGAGACCATCTGCGTGCGCTCGAACAGCATGCAAATCAGCTTGATCTGGCCGGACTCAGCGGTCGAGAATGGTTCGATATTTTAGAACGAAAATTGATCCCCCAACTCGCCGACAACCTGTATCTGGTCGTCGCCGTCGTGGGAGGCACCAATATTGGCAAGAGCGTCATCTTCAATCATCTGGTGAATCAGCAAACCAGTGCCATCAGCCCACTGGCATCTCAGACAAGACATCCCGTCTGCCTGGTTCCCCAAAATTTTGAACAAACGCATGATTTGGATCAAATTTTTCAAGGCTTCCAGTTGATTCCCTGGTCTGCACCAGAAGATCCTCTGAAACAGGACGAGCAACACCTGCTATTCTGGAAACACAGCGAAACTCTGGCGTCAAATCTGCTTGTTCTGGATACCCCCGATATCGACAGTGATGCGGAAGTCAACTGGGAACGCGCCGAACGCATCCGGCAATCAGCGGATGTTCTGGTGACGGTCCTGACTCAGCAGAAATACAACGACGCCGCGGTCAAACAATTTTTTCGCGAGGCAGCACGCGAAGACAAAGTCATCATCACCATTTTCAATCAGTGTCAGCTCCCCGATGACGAACAATACTGGCCGCTCTGGCTCAACACCTTCTGTCAGGAAACTGGAGTTCATCCCGAACTGGTCTTCATTGCCCCCAATGACCGTCAGGCCGCGACCAACTTACAGCTTCCGATTTATCCCCGCTCATTTGAACCGGCTGCCCCTGAATCCGTACCTGAGCCCGATTCAGCTGCCCCTCCAACTGATACGCCGGCTGATTTAATGCAGGTTCTGTCACAAATGCAGTTCGGAGAGATCAAAGTCCGCACCTTAAAGGGCGCCCTGCATTATCTGATTGAACCCGACACCGGCGTCCCCAGCTACCTCCAGGAAATCAAGCGACGCAGTAATGAATTCCGCTCCGCATCGGAACTCCTCTCTGAACAGGAACTGGCGGAAATTGAAAACTGGCCTCTGGTTCCGAACTCAGTCATTGTGACGGCGGTTCGCCACTGGTGGCAGGAGCAACGTGAAGGCTGGTCAGCTCAGGTTCATGGCTTTTACAACGCGATCGGTAAGGGAGTCCTCTGGCCTGTCCGCTACATCAAATCTCTGGCCACAGAAGAGAAACGCCCTCCGATGGAGATCTATCGGGAACAGGAATGGTCAGTCGTCCTGCAAACCGTCGAAGGAATTTACGACCGCCTGACCCTGGTGAGTGAACTCGGAAACGAATTGTTAACCAATCGACTGAAGTCAGTCTTAAATGGCACCTCGCGCGAGCAACTGTTAAAGATTCTACACGAGGAACATGCCAACTTCGATTTCACAGCGCAACTCGAAGAACTGATCGACAGTGAAATGACATTTTTCAAAAGCGAAAGCCCGCAGTACTACACATTCCTGAAACAGTTGGATCATCTCGCAGCGGTGGCGCGGCCCGCATTGAGCGTGGGCCTGTTTTTCGTTGGCTTTGGTGCCGTGGGTGATGTCGGGACGCAGATCGTTACAGATACGATGATTCAGTCCGTCGTGAATGTCAGCGGCGATGTCGCGGGAGGCGCTGTAACCACGACTGTGGGAGAAACCGCCGTCAGCAGTACGGCCGCGAGCGGCGCCGGCTATCTCGAAGCCAAATTCCGCAGGTTCCACGCCGTCTTTGCACAAAAACGAACAGAATGGCTGGCCACGGCGATTCGAGAACATTTATTGAAAACACTGCCGGAAGAACTAAAATCAGCGGTGAGTCTGCCGGACTCAGAAATGTATCAGTCCGTTCAAAATTCAGTCTCAAAGCTAAACACGCAACTCAGTCAATTACGGATCTCGCTATAA
- a CDS encoding thioredoxin family protein, with translation MNTLIPATLVLSLSLAPMKTVEVPELPENVVKLFKAEQDVSRHQILLFTASWCPACVQLKNNEFPALKAKNWEIGADKSSHIRVIDVDQHQGLSDKYNIQSLPTLVLVIDGKEVKRSGSLNAYSIAEMFYNRK, from the coding sequence ATGAATACACTCATACCAGCAACTCTGGTGCTGTCTCTTTCGCTGGCACCAATGAAAACTGTGGAAGTCCCGGAATTACCCGAGAACGTTGTGAAGTTGTTCAAAGCCGAACAGGATGTTTCGCGTCATCAAATTCTTCTGTTTACCGCCAGTTGGTGCCCTGCCTGTGTGCAGTTGAAGAACAATGAATTCCCGGCATTGAAGGCAAAGAACTGGGAGATTGGTGCCGATAAATCGAGCCATATCCGTGTGATTGATGTCGACCAGCATCAGGGGCTGTCAGACAAATACAATATTCAATCTCTGCCGACACTGGTTCTGGTGATCGATGGTAAAGAAGTGAAGCGATCAGGTTCTCTGAATGCGTACAGCATTGCTGAGATGTTCTACAATCGCAAGTAA
- the tsf gene encoding translation elongation factor Ts encodes MAEITAAAVKALRELTDLPMMACKKALQQADGDQDKAIEILREEAGKIQLKRSDNATTEGRIVVLSNDDGSQTVMLEVVCESAPVATGEDLVNFSDSCAALLLAHPEVNTVEALMALPSEMSPGKTVNDDFMDMLNKIREKIVVSRIARSEGPTGGYVHHDGKTGVLFQAKGDTADAELLRGVAMHIAALRPAVVNESGLDPAVIQEERDRLTAEAKATGKPDNIIDKIVDGRMKTFFVEQGVLVYQPFAVDDSKTVSQALAEKGLEAVSFTRWTIGE; translated from the coding sequence ATGGCTGAAATTACAGCGGCAGCCGTGAAAGCGTTACGTGAACTGACTGACTTACCCATGATGGCTTGTAAGAAAGCATTACAGCAGGCAGACGGCGATCAGGACAAAGCAATTGAGATTCTGCGTGAAGAAGCTGGAAAAATTCAGTTGAAGCGTAGCGATAACGCCACGACAGAGGGCCGGATTGTTGTACTGTCGAACGACGATGGATCCCAGACAGTCATGCTGGAAGTGGTTTGTGAATCGGCACCAGTCGCGACCGGCGAAGATCTGGTCAATTTTTCGGATTCCTGTGCCGCCCTGCTTCTTGCGCATCCTGAAGTCAACACAGTGGAAGCGCTAATGGCACTTCCTTCCGAGATGTCTCCCGGTAAAACCGTCAACGATGATTTCATGGACATGCTCAACAAGATTCGTGAAAAGATCGTGGTTTCCCGCATTGCCCGTTCAGAAGGGCCTACAGGCGGCTATGTTCATCACGATGGAAAAACAGGCGTCTTGTTTCAAGCGAAAGGCGACACCGCTGACGCAGAATTGCTGCGAGGCGTTGCCATGCATATTGCCGCTCTGAGACCAGCAGTCGTAAATGAATCGGGTCTCGATCCTGCCGTGATTCAGGAAGAACGAGATCGTTTGACTGCCGAAGCGAAAGCGACCGGTAAGCCAGACAACATCATTGATAAAATCGTTGATGGTCGTATGAAAACGTTCTTTGTCGAACAGGGAGTATTGGTCTATCAACCGTTTGCCGTTGATGATTCCAAAACCGTCAGTCAGGCTTTGGCCGAAAAAGGGCTGGAAGCGGTTTCATTTACTCGCTGGACGATTGGCGAATAA
- the ruvX gene encoding Holliday junction resolvase RuvX: MNDSSKANQPCEAEFPTEGRLLGLDYGTKRIGIAVSTFEQNIASPLENYTRQSEQQDQNFLLKIIKEYQCQGLVVGLPVHMSGDEGQKAKEARQFGDWISQFANIPVRYWDERYSSATAEEFLADLNMSRQKRKAYLDKLAAQVILQSFLDSADRNQIPGSF, from the coding sequence ATGAACGATTCCTCTAAGGCAAACCAGCCATGCGAAGCGGAATTCCCAACCGAAGGCCGCCTGCTGGGGCTCGATTATGGCACCAAACGGATCGGCATTGCGGTCTCCACGTTTGAGCAGAATATCGCCAGCCCACTCGAGAATTACACCAGACAAAGCGAACAACAGGATCAAAATTTCCTGTTAAAGATCATCAAAGAATATCAGTGCCAAGGGCTCGTCGTTGGTCTCCCCGTGCATATGAGCGGCGATGAAGGACAGAAAGCCAAAGAAGCCCGCCAGTTCGGAGACTGGATCAGTCAATTTGCCAACATCCCGGTCCGGTACTGGGACGAACGTTACTCGTCGGCCACCGCCGAGGAATTTCTCGCAGATCTGAATATGAGCCGTCAAAAGCGAAAGGCCTATCTCGATAAACTGGCGGCTCAGGTGATCCTGCAATCCTTTCTGGACAGCGCTGATCGAAACCAAATTCCCGGATCTTTTTGA
- the pyrH gene encoding UMP kinase, which produces MTDSPAPLLKPAYQRVLLKLSGEVFCRDGEGGISMSELESISAQIKRLVDSGVQLAIVCGGGNILRGKQFSSSSGSINPATAHYMGMLATVINGLALQDALEMAGVATRLQTAIRMEGVAEPFIRRRCIRHLEKGRVVILAAGTGSPFVTTDTAAALRSREIDADILLKATKVDGIYSDDPEKNPHAVRFSEISYQDVLHKNLQVMDAQALHHCMEHGIPILVFNFRKVGNIEKAVAGENIGTRVLPTVET; this is translated from the coding sequence ATGACTGATTCTCCCGCCCCCTTGCTTAAGCCTGCTTATCAGCGTGTTCTGCTCAAGTTGAGTGGAGAAGTCTTCTGCCGTGACGGGGAAGGCGGCATCAGTATGTCTGAGCTGGAATCGATTTCCGCCCAGATCAAGCGGCTCGTCGATTCGGGAGTTCAGCTGGCCATTGTTTGTGGTGGTGGAAACATTCTGCGAGGGAAGCAGTTTTCTTCCTCCAGCGGCTCAATCAATCCGGCGACCGCCCATTATATGGGGATGCTGGCGACGGTGATTAACGGTCTGGCTCTGCAGGACGCATTGGAAATGGCGGGAGTCGCCACGCGTTTACAGACAGCCATTCGCATGGAAGGTGTTGCTGAACCATTCATTCGCAGGCGTTGTATCCGCCATTTGGAAAAGGGACGTGTTGTGATTCTGGCGGCAGGAACCGGTAGTCCTTTTGTGACAACGGACACCGCGGCGGCATTGCGTTCCCGCGAGATTGACGCCGATATTCTGCTGAAAGCAACAAAGGTAGACGGCATCTATTCTGATGATCCTGAGAAGAACCCGCATGCAGTCCGATTTTCCGAGATCAGCTACCAGGATGTCCTGCACAAGAATTTGCAGGTGATGGATGCGCAGGCGTTGCATCATTGTATGGAGCATGGAATTCCGATTCTGGTATTTAACTTTCGCAAAGTGGGCAATATTGAAAAAGCGGTTGCCGGCGAAAATATCGGAACGCGTGTGCTTCCAACGGTTGAGACTTAA
- a CDS encoding class I SAM-dependent methyltransferase, whose translation MPPLTRTDLYFPRHDTKQLESIMETIKGHLYDYPKYYDLIFGDDWKAEFDFLQNCFEKHATRKVKRVFEPACGTGRLLIKLAQAGYKVAGNDLNEHAINYCNDRLERAGFPRSAVIGDMSDFKLKKPVDAAFNTINSFRHLPTETAAENHLKCVADALAPGGLYILGLHLTPTEGEPMQSESWSARRGNLAINSHMQSIWTDLKKRNEHLEMTFDVYTPTRQFQLFDTMDYRTYTAPQFETLLATVPELELVELYDFMYEMDFTIEIDARTEDVVFILRKK comes from the coding sequence TTGCCTCCGTTAACTCGAACCGATCTCTATTTCCCCAGACACGACACGAAACAGTTAGAGAGCATCATGGAAACGATCAAAGGGCACCTCTACGACTATCCCAAATACTATGACTTAATTTTTGGTGATGACTGGAAGGCGGAATTTGATTTCCTACAGAACTGTTTTGAAAAACACGCTACCAGAAAAGTAAAACGCGTTTTTGAACCCGCCTGCGGCACCGGACGATTGCTGATCAAACTGGCGCAGGCAGGCTATAAAGTAGCCGGCAACGATCTGAATGAGCATGCCATCAATTACTGCAATGATCGTCTGGAGCGAGCCGGCTTTCCGCGATCTGCTGTGATCGGTGATATGTCTGACTTTAAGCTCAAAAAGCCCGTTGATGCGGCTTTCAATACCATTAACAGCTTTCGACATCTGCCAACAGAAACCGCAGCCGAGAATCACCTGAAGTGCGTGGCTGATGCCCTCGCGCCTGGTGGACTCTACATTCTAGGCCTGCATCTGACGCCAACGGAAGGCGAGCCGATGCAGAGCGAAAGCTGGTCCGCACGCAGAGGTAACCTGGCTATTAACTCGCATATGCAATCGATCTGGACCGATCTCAAGAAGCGAAATGAACATCTCGAAATGACGTTTGATGTCTACACACCCACCCGTCAATTCCAGTTGTTTGACACGATGGACTACCGGACTTATACCGCGCCCCAGTTTGAAACACTACTGGCAACGGTCCCCGAACTCGAACTGGTTGAACTCTACGATTTCATGTACGAGATGGACTTCACAATTGAAATCGATGCCCGGACCGAAGACGTCGTCTTCATCTTACGGAAGAAGTAG
- a CDS encoding UTP--glucose-1-phosphate uridylyltransferase — translation MTIPTSFPEDLFQNLKQHQQTQLLHWWDDLNDQQRAEITGQIQQINFEQIQRLYSAEGSSKAEESPAEKAERATRPATVIRLQDRAASHAESESAIQAGNQLLSEGKVGAILVAGGQGSRLGFSHPKGMYPVGPVKQTSLFQMLVEQLLARANKAGKPISYFIMTSDATHDETVEYFQQHQNFGLAEENLYFFKQGTMPAVDAKSGEILLEEKHRIAVSPDGHGGMLAALKKSGMFKIMQEKGIDTLYYHQVDNPTAIVCDPEFLGYHLQRNAEVSVKVVSKRSPEEKMGIVCDVDQKTQIIEYSDLPAQIAEQTDAEGNLLHWAGSTAIHVFNRTFLEQIADNDDLLPFHQANKKVPFVDDSGNQISPTKPNAIKFERFIFDVLPVADTVLVYEIDRQREFNPLKNADGADSPKTVHAALCRISSEWLAGYGVSVPEGADVEISPLYALDEAELKTKITPNTQFTFPLYLGE, via the coding sequence ATGACAATACCAACTTCCTTTCCAGAGGATCTTTTCCAAAACTTGAAACAACACCAGCAAACACAACTGTTGCACTGGTGGGATGACCTGAATGATCAACAGCGGGCAGAGATAACAGGGCAAATCCAGCAAATCAATTTTGAGCAGATTCAACGCCTCTATTCAGCTGAAGGGTCCTCTAAAGCAGAAGAATCTCCCGCTGAAAAAGCAGAGCGTGCCACACGTCCTGCGACGGTGATTCGTCTGCAGGATCGGGCTGCTTCCCACGCAGAATCCGAGTCAGCAATTCAGGCAGGAAACCAGCTACTCTCGGAAGGGAAAGTCGGTGCGATTCTCGTCGCCGGCGGCCAGGGCTCGCGGCTGGGATTCAGTCATCCCAAAGGCATGTATCCCGTTGGTCCTGTGAAACAGACGTCTTTATTCCAGATGTTGGTTGAGCAGTTATTGGCCCGTGCCAACAAAGCTGGCAAACCGATCAGCTACTTCATCATGACCAGCGACGCCACGCATGATGAAACGGTGGAGTACTTCCAGCAACATCAAAACTTCGGCCTGGCGGAAGAGAACCTGTATTTCTTCAAACAGGGAACCATGCCGGCCGTCGATGCGAAATCGGGAGAGATCCTGCTCGAAGAAAAGCACCGCATCGCCGTAAGCCCGGACGGGCATGGCGGGATGTTGGCGGCGCTGAAGAAATCCGGAATGTTTAAGATCATGCAGGAAAAAGGGATCGACACACTCTATTACCATCAGGTCGATAACCCCACCGCCATTGTCTGCGACCCGGAGTTTCTCGGTTATCATTTGCAACGCAATGCCGAGGTCTCCGTCAAAGTCGTTTCCAAACGTTCGCCTGAAGAAAAAATGGGCATCGTGTGTGATGTCGATCAGAAAACGCAGATCATCGAATATAGCGACCTCCCGGCGCAGATCGCAGAGCAAACCGACGCGGAAGGAAACTTATTGCACTGGGCCGGAAGCACTGCCATTCACGTTTTCAATCGGACGTTCCTGGAGCAAATCGCCGATAATGACGACCTGCTGCCATTCCACCAGGCCAATAAAAAAGTTCCGTTTGTGGATGATTCGGGCAATCAAATTTCTCCGACCAAACCCAATGCGATTAAATTTGAACGGTTCATTTTTGACGTCCTGCCAGTCGCCGATACAGTTCTGGTTTATGAAATTGATCGCCAGCGTGAATTCAATCCGCTGAAAAATGCAGACGGGGCCGACTCACCTAAAACCGTGCATGCTGCCCTTTGCCGGATTTCTTCCGAGTGGCTCGCTGGCTATGGCGTCTCGGTTCCCGAAGGCGCAGACGTGGAAATCAGCCCTCTTTACGCGTTGGATGAAGCGGAACTGAAAACGAAAATCACTCCCAATACACAATTCACATTTCCCCTTTATCTGGGAGAATAA